A genome region from Pseudorca crassidens isolate mPseCra1 chromosome 20, mPseCra1.hap1, whole genome shotgun sequence includes the following:
- the CAPNS2 gene encoding calpain small subunit 2, producing the protein MFLVKSLLEGGDQGQGLGQALGDLLGGGSQKSRGAGNIGGILGGIVNFISETAAAQYTPEPPPTEQHFTNVEANESEEVRRFRQQFAQLAGPDMEVDATHLMNILNKVLSKHKDLKSDGFSLDTCRSIVSIMDSDTTGKLGFKEFKYLWSNIKKWQRVYKQYDRDHSGSLGSSQLRGALQAAGFQLKEQLYQMIVRRYANEDGSMDFNNFISCLVRLDAMFRAFKSLDRDADGLIQVSIQEWLQLTMYS; encoded by the coding sequence ATGTTTCTTGTAAAGTCTCTATTGGAAGGAGGAGATCAAGGTCAAGGTCTTGGACAAGCTCTTGGAGACCTTCTTGGAGGAGGCAGTCAGAAAAGTAGAGGAGCAGGAAATATTGGAGGGATACTTGGAGGAATTGTGAATTTTATCAGCGAGACTGCAGCTGCTCAGTATACCCCGGAACCACCACCCACTGAGCAGCATTTCACCAACGTGGAGGCCAATGAAAGTGAGGAAGTTAGGAGGTTTCGGCAACAATTTGCACAGCTGGCTGGACCAGACATGGAAGTGGATGCCACTCACCTAATGAATATTCTCAACAAAGTCCTGTCTAAGCACAAGGATCTGAAGTCTGACGGCTTTAGTCTTGACACCTGCCGGAGCATCGTGTCCATCATGGACAGTGACACAACTGGAAAGCTGGGCTTCAAAGAATTTAAGTATCTCTGGAGCAACATCAAGAAATGGCAGCGTGTTTATAAGCAATATGACAGGGACCATTCTGGGTCTCTGGGAAGTTCTCAGCTGCGGGGGGCTCTGCAGGCAGCAGGCTTCCAGCTAAAGGAACAACTTTACCAAATGATTGTCCGCCGATATGCCAATGAGGATGGAAGTATGGATTTTAACAACTTCATCAGCTGCCTGGTTCGCCTGGATGCCATGTTTCGTGCCTTCAAATCCCTGGATAGAGATGCGGATGGCCTGATTCAGGTGTCTATCCAAGAATGGCTGCAGCTGACCATGTATTCCTAA